DNA from Branchiostoma lanceolatum isolate klBraLanc5 chromosome 6, klBraLanc5.hap2, whole genome shotgun sequence:
GTTTAACAGTACAAAgtgggtatgcctaaacacctcacccgacctcatccgacctcacccgacctcatccgagtctaaaatgcagtgtacacggGGCATGGACactatttgacgttctggatacgttagatatacaattatgaatgcaaaaccaGCAGAAAACTGTAAGTATTTACccgtttttataagttactccgctctaacgggtgccgcgaaacccccatatggtgcgtatttgggttgaaaacaatggcgaaaccccGCGGAAAATAGATCAACTTGGACTCGAAAAATCTTGtttctgacaaaagtctgattcctctgaagcactgtagaagattggtgaacttgtcacgataccggagacacatttatatgcttgatctgacctattttgactgcactgttgactttttccgtgaccatgatactcaaaacggcacGTATCAcccttctatcttggaaacgagcggagtaacttacaaaaactggcaaatacttggagtttgctgcttgttttgcattcataattgcatatttaaggtatccagaacgtcaaataatgtccctgccccatgtacactgcattttagactcggatgaggtcgggtgaggtcggatgaggtcgggtgaggtgtttaggcataccggtaCAAAGTTGCTTACGACCAGACTGATATATTTTATCCACTCACAATGGGATAGACCCCCACTCTTTTTGtaggtgggttctttaacataccCGAGGTACCATTAATCAGGAACCTCCTTATATTATGATTTACAGTCAAGGTGCATGATGAGGGTCAGCACTGGGACTAGAACTATCGACGTCCAGAGGTAGGATTATATTCACTATGACGTATGTTTTAATAATTATTGTCAACCTTTCTTCCATGTTTCAGCAAGTCAAGCAACAAATTAAGGTGGATGACCCAGGACTCCTGGGGTTCCTCCTGGGAATCCCCAGCACCAAGACTGGCATCCCCACAGTGGTGGGGTTGGGTGCCCTGGTGGGTTCGGACGGTACTGCACTGCAGCAGGAGGCAGAGGACACCTTACTCCACCTGCCCGCAGGTGAGGGATGGTCTCATAAGTTCAGATTTTACATGGAAGCAAAATTACTTCATGCCCCAACTTAGTTTCACATACTTGATGATAGATACTAAatgttagcctggagtccagccttcttagctctAGTCTGCTACCAAGTGGGGAGcgaagcttgggtagcggactcaggctaagaaggctggactccaggctaacaaAATGTTgggtacattgtttttttctgtgtgcaGGTATAAGACTGGCTGGAGTTGCATACACCTCTGAGAAACCACCTACACCTGATTATGTTTCCACCCAGTGTTTGAGATTTGTGCAAGCTGGACTTAAGGTAAGATTTAGATAATATAGATTACTAGCACGCATTGATAGAGATTAGTCATATACATTTTTCAATTATACATACCATTGAAATTATGGTGCGTATACGGTAGTAGGTATATGGTGTTTCTCTCACATGACTGTTGCATTAAATATCGTCCACCATACTGAATGGTCAAACCTGGAAGTTGCCAggtaaatttgaatttgtatATGGAATGTAATGAAGACATTTTACACATGGCATGGAAGCTATGATTTCATGTTCAAACACCATATAATGTAAAGGgctatgatttttctttttttgctttcCTCTTTCGAAGCACCATGGATAATTTTCCCccaacaatttttttccagGATGTTTTTGTGACAAATGAGTGGATTGTACAGCATATTCAAGTGGACCCAACCACTGAGAATGAAGGGGATGTACAGCTCTCAAAGTTGTTTCTCTATGACTCCACCAGTGGCAGTGCCGCCCCTGTTGATGTTCGTGAGGTGGAAGATTCCAGCCTTCTGTCCACTACTCTGTTGTTACGTCTTCAGGGGCAACTGTCGCTCGAGTTCGAATACAATCCTGGAGAAGGTGGGACATCTGTCATGTTTATATTTTAGGCAAAACTGTGGTCAACGTTCCAGTTGTTATATTCATGATATTAATTCTTTTCTTATCAAATATACTGGTCAGTATAAATTCACAACTAAATGTTTCTAAAGAGATTTAATCCAAGTTCAAAATCAAACTATGTCAAAGTGACAGAAAAGTTGATTAAAGAATATTCAATATGCattccataatttttttttttagttctgaAATTTTAAAGGAAAACCTCTATAAAGTTAATTTTATTATGATAAAGCTCTAACTGTATGatgaatacaaatgtagacaatGCATATCATCGTCAGAGCATTTTATGTCATAGGAAAATCACTGATATACAAACTTATTTTCATTTACTAGATGATGACATGTTCAAAGCCATCGAGGAGGGTTTCAGAAATCTACAGGAGAAGATCGCGACTCCTGCCACCATCTTCCACCTCACGGACACCGACGTCCTCCTGCGACAGCACGAAACCGTGGACGCAACCTCGCTTCCCTTATCTTACCATGACCCTTGTCATAGGCTACTTCAGTTTGTGGCAAGATCAGGCACAGAGGAGTTGCCAAAAAAAGGAGGCAACAAAGATAGCAAAGCAAGAAGTAATACACAGGTATATAATTTATTGATGACCACAATTGAATGAAATACTGTATAAAAAGCATACATGTGTTTTGTCTACGATGATGACTAAACAACTACTTTTATTAGAGAATGAAGAGTCAAATTATGAAAACGACATTGTGAAACAATATATTTATGGTGAGATTATCCTTGATGAAGACTTCCCATTGTTTCTTGCCAGGATGTGTTGAGTATGCAGCTCCTGTTCCAACAGACTGGTCTGGAGGCCATGGCCATGCTACCATCCTGTGTGCCTATTATACACTCCGAGAAAAGTAAGTCCTGTTCAGTATCAAGTGAGGGGGCTCCCTTTTTAAGCTTTTTCTTGCTTAGAGTTTGGAACACATAATGTTTCATGTAGTAGTATCCCATATTTGATTATCCTGCTGCATCAGGTGGGCAGCAGTAGGATGTTTGCAGGggcagctctgtccagcgggtccataCTGGGGAGACAAAGGCGTGATGTCCCTCTTGACACACTCTATTCATTCCTGTGTAACATACAAATTCAGTTCCTTTGATTTCTGTCCTGTAGGAAATTTTCACAATGTGTGCCTGCCTGTGTCCATCAATGTGACCGCCTACATCCACAGAGACGACCCAGTGTCCAGAGTACCCCAGCTCATGGTGGAGGCGGTCAGCAGGCAGTTACGGGGCATGGAGGCATGTCTGAACATGCACTTCCAGGTGGGTTAGTTGTGTCTGAAATGCACTTCCTGGCGTGTATCTATCTACAGTCCCtggcatgtatacatgtatctatacagTACCTggagtggtacaatttaaacattactactggacaaaTTACGATAAAAATcagacgtttcgggcgtccatccgactgccctttttcaacgagaagaatgaagtttacATACGGATGCGTCAAGAATGTTCCTAAGTTCTGAATAAGTAAACACAGTACCTGCAATGGTGTGTATACaggcatgtatacatgtatctatacgGTACCtggtgtgtatacatgtatctatctacatgtattttcagggAGGCCAGTTCTGTGTGCCTGCAGCCTACCACTTCCTAGCACCTGGCATGCCACACCTGCTGACAGCTGTCTATCCCAGCAGTCTGCCTGATGACACGTTAGGTGAGGACACAACATGTTAATAAGTCAACACCATGTAAGATGAGAGCAGACTTCATCCACTATGGCAGAATATGCAGAAACTATACTGATCCCCCTGGCAGAACCTATGCACGCACATGCACATATGCATATGTATatgcagaaatatacacagacacaaacacagacagagacacatACAGATAAGTCAGAAAGAAGACTTAGAGTGAAGTAATTAATAGACAACGGACACTATATTCAAGTATCTTTTCAATGTGTCATTGTTATCTGTATATAGTTATTTTCTGCACAAATTTCACTTACTATGCGATTTTCTTCCTTTGCAGAGTGGTACAGAAAAGACCTGCATCAAAGATTCTCCCTTCCTGCCGATCGTCCTTTGTTGAGAAGACAAAATGCCTACGTTTTTCCTGAGGATCAACATGGAGGTATAAAGCATTTTATCATATACCAAGTATATGGCACAGTAACTGAACAAGAATCAATTTAGTGAGATGATACAAACATACTTTATTGCTTTCAATCAAATTGTCTCTGTCTCTTTCATGTCATTTACCAATGTCCGTAActgttctgattttttttccttccagaTATTTTTTTGACCAACCCACATGAAGGATTGCCACCATCTGGAGgtagatctttttttttccttttgtagATACAGTTTGATATCCAAGCTTATATGATGGATTTTACATTTATTTCTAGTCACTAGTCATAGGTACATGATAACTCCAGCAGACATTAAACCTCTGTGATGGTACATGGAGTACCAGTCCTTTACTTTTAATTTGTTGCTGTAACTTTTCATCGCGTtttcaaaattaaagaaaaagattGAGTTTGATCAGGTGTCAACAAACAAAAGCGGACTCCCTCTACAAAAATTCTAGCTGAAGGCCTGACCTGATTTTAATCAAGTGTCCATATTTTCTTTGCCTTCAGCGAAGGGTGATGTGACCGTAGTGCagggcaggtacaggtaccaTCACTACATGCAGGACCGTATGAATGACAGCGGCTGGGGGTGTGCCTACAGGTCCCTACAGACTATCTGCTCCTGGTACAACCTACAGGGCTACACAGACAGGACTGCCCCAACTCACAGGGAGATACAACAGGTATGTGCAACCTACAGGGGTACACAGCGAGATACAATAGGTATGTACAACATACTGTACAGGGGCACGCAGGGAGATACAACAGGTATGTACAACCTACAGGGGCACACAGGGAGATACAACCTACAGGGGTACACAGACAGGCCTGTCCCAACTCACAGGGAGATACAACAGGTATGTACATCCTACAGGGGAACATAGAGAGGCCTGTTCCAACTTACAGAGAGATAGAACAGGTATGTAACCTACAGGGGTACACAGGGAGATGCAACAGGTATGTACAACCTACAGGGCTACACAGACAGGCCTGTCCCAACTCACACTAGTCACAGGGAGATACAACTATGTACAACCTACAAGAGTATACAGGGCTATACAACAAGTATTCCGTGTACAGACATACTTGGAAATGCAAAGTCAATTTTTGCAATATGCCGTACGGTAAGGCAAGATGCGCAGAGTAAACCAACATTTTTATCATGGACACATTATTTTACACATGCTTCCTATGATTTGTGACATAAAGACAGGTCAAAAACTAGAAAAATATAGTAGACCTTGTTACTCTGGCCATTTCAGCTTTAGAATGCTTTGATTTTGTCTACCACACAAAGACTTTCTCACTTTCTTTTGTAACTTGCAAGACTTCACTTTGTCCAGACAAGCCAAAGTCTTTCTACAGATGAATAAGTGTTTGTTAGACATTTCCAGAAATTCAGCTGTTGTTGTATTTCTGCCTCACAGGCCCTGGTTGATGTAGGGGACAAACCAGTAACGTTTGTGGGGAGTCGGAAGTGGATTGGGTCCATAGAAGTCAGCACATGTCTGAACCAACTACTCGGGGTAAGTCACTCTACAAGGGTCAATTTTTCATGCTGTGAAATGTAATGTGCTTCAGATCTTGAAAATGATGTAACGCTAAGGATGCTTTGAGACCCTCAAGTCACCTTATATAGAAATGTTACAGATACATTACCAGATGGGCAAAAGAATTCTTTATTTTTACAGATTATAATTTGATCTCTATCCTTGAGTCAAAATCTATTATCATATGGATGTGTACTGTCTTATCAAGTTGAACATTACTGAATATTGATGTTATTTTATTATGACTTTCATTTCATGTCCATTTGTGATGTGTTTTGATATGTTCAGGTGACCTCCAGGATAATGTTTGTAAGCAGCGGTGCTGACCTCGGGGGTAAAGGTCGTGAGCTGGCGCTACACTTCCAGACCCAGGGGACACCTATCATGATAGGTAGGTACTGCACCAAATGTTAGGCTAGGCTTCTGACTGATGTACGCTTTGCATAGACTGCATGAATGCTGTATTATTTTAAAGTTATTTAGATAGTTAACAGAAGAACATGGAATAAAAGGAAGTAGCAGAATTGGAATATAAACACATAACCATAATGTTGCAAATGATTCGGAGGTATAACTAGAATCTATACACATGTAAGCATTGTTTAGCCCACACACCACGTCTGTCACAATATTGCTAGCCATCTTTCGGATTAATCACAAGTAACTTCAAGTACAATTTGAAATATGCAACAAAAGTAATAACATGTACTTATCATTGAACAAATGTGGCCTGAAAGTGAGGTCAATGACCGTATGTATGACTTGGTGAATATAGGACCTGCCTGCATGAATTGTAGGAAACCTGTATATGCGACTTGTATGTGTAACCTACAACCTGTCAGACTTATAACCTGTAGAAGTGAACTGTTACTTGTAGATGTGACCAATAACTTGTAGATGAGACCTGAGAAATGTTTCTGCaccctgtacatgtaggtggtggTGTTCTGGCCCACACCATCCTGGGAGTGGACTTCAGTGACCAGACCGGTCAGATCAAGTTCCTGATCCTGGACCCTCACTACGAAGGAGGGGAGGACCTGTCAGTCATTCAGGGCAAGGTCAGTCATCAACAACAATTGACCAATCATGACAGTCCTTTACAATTAGCACTTGAACCAATAATAGCAAGGGAATTTTCAGTTTGACCAATGACACTTTTCAGTTTGACCAATGACACTGGCTGCAAGTCAAATacttgcatttctatgttttgatggcGGTTGGCCGTGCTGTGGGATGAGTCTATTGTAGCGTAGGACAGGGAGGTACAACTAGTCGGAGCTTTATATGAAACTACAGATTACAAGCATGGAAATCCTCATACAGCCGCACACATATAAATGACAACTGGGGGTATGACTCTGAGTATGCCAAAGGTTTACTGTAAAGTGTGTTTCATTTTTTAAAGACGTTTTATCGGAATGGTCAGGCTGTTAGTCTCTAACAGCACAACTTCTATTGCTTACAATGTAGGGGTGGTGTGGCTGGAAGAGTGTGGACTTCTGGGACAAGACAACCTTCTACAACCTGTGCCTTCCCCAGCGACCTGAGATCATTTGAGACATAAGATGTTCAACAACATCACAACCAGATCTAGACATCTTATTCAGAATTACAAGTGTGGCCTCACCAGTGTGTATCCGCTGGACAGAGCTACCTGGAAACACAATGTTAAAGTAGCTGACTGCTACCTACCTCCTCATCTTTCAGGGGCTAATGCTACTACTACTGTCTTAAACAGAGTTACCTCGCAATGGTCTCTGAATTGTCATTAACTTCATGTAATtggctgaattttgtacaagtTACTGAGGTCTCTAATCCTGTTTCACTATTTTATCAATCATGATATCTTCAGGTGAAGAATCAGCACAATTTTGAATGAATATTGAGTGTACTCCTCTGGAAATATAGATATGTGAATAAATCAAATTAACTGAAAGTAATCACACACTTCTCTAAAGTGCCATGCCTTTTCatgatttctcggtaaattcATGGCTGCAAAGATAATTTTCAGGTTAAGCAATTGCTGGAATTAATGAGTTCTCATTTCTGTGATTGCAAATCACACTGTACTTTGTAAAGTTGTAATTGTGCCATTGACTTGTTCCCTTTTACTTCTATAGATACTGAGAGAGGTAAGGAAGTATCCTCACCAGTCAGTTAATCACCATACTCTCACAATAACATTCCAGCACTAACAAACTGTAATGTTTCTagtaaatgaattgaaatttaaTTCTTGACTTTTCCATGTTAAAGATTAAAGTTGTTCGAAAGCAGGAAAAAGGTTTGGTTTGTTACTGATAGACAGTTACATTATTAAATCAATTCTTTTTGGAGTTCTCATTTGGAGTGAATGCAGATTTGTCTCCTTTATTCAATCTGTGGGTCAGGATGTACCAGATGTTTGAATGAAGTGGTCGTTAGGAGTGGTTGATGTTGGTTGGTCCAGCTTGTCAGAAGTTGCTGGTTCATGCACGCATAGCTGTTTGGAGTTGTGATGGCTTTAAACACTGGCCAAGTGGAGTCTGCCCTGGGGATACCGTATCTGCATTTAAATGAACTAGTTCACTTTACGCAGCCGACCgataatgatgatggtgatgaacagtttcatcaggttatAAGGTTATAGGATGAAATAAAGTTAGTTTTACACAACCACATTTCTCCCTGAAagcctcagccaatcaggtgtACTTTAACAGTGAAGAAAATGGCTACTCTATTAAACCACACGAATATAGACGTACACAATATAGAAGGAATTGGATGAAACATATCAGTCACGCCGTCATACTACATTTCTCGTTTGAACCTAGGAAACAGCACTTCTTAAAGTTGTTGTTGGTAACACCAAGGTGACCTTATTCAATGCAAGGTCTAAATGTTTTACCTAAGCCAGTCTCCTATTAGTTTGTCCAAGGCCAATAGCTGGCA
Protein-coding regions in this window:
- the LOC136437385 gene encoding ufm1-specific protease 2-like; the encoded protein is MAAKIVHMLPVVKKQVKQQIKVDDPGLLGFLLGIPSTKTGIPTVVGLGALVGSDGTALQQEAEDTLLHLPAGIRLAGVAYTSEKPPTPDYVSTQCLRFVQAGLKDVFVTNEWIVQHIQVDPTTENEGDVQLSKLFLYDSTSGSAAPVDVREVEDSSLLSTTLLLRLQGQLSLEFEYNPGEDDDMFKAIEEGFRNLQEKIATPATIFHLTDTDVLLRQHETVDATSLPLSYHDPCHRLLQFVARSGTEELPKKGGNKDSKARSNTQDVLSMQLLFQQTGLEAMAMLPSCVPIIHSEKRNFHNVCLPVSINVTAYIHRDDPVSRVPQLMVEAVSRQLRGMEACLNMHFQGGQFCVPAAYHFLAPGMPHLLTAVYPSSLPDDTLEWYRKDLHQRFSLPADRPLLRRQNAYVFPEDQHGDIFLTNPHEGLPPSGAKGDVTVVQGRYRYHHYMQDRMNDSGWGCAYRSLQTICSWYNLQGYTDRTAPTHREIQQALVDVGDKPVTFVGSRKWIGSIEVSTCLNQLLGVTSRIMFVSSGADLGGKGRELALHFQTQGTPIMIGGGVLAHTILGVDFSDQTGQIKFLILDPHYEGGEDLSVIQGKGWCGWKSVDFWDKTTFYNLCLPQRPEII